TCAAAGCCATCGTACAGCTAGGTGCAACTCCAAGAGCTGCTTTCAAAAATAAATTAGAACCAACAGACATGATCAACAGTCCTAAAATATAAAATAACAATCTATGGTAAAAAAATCTTTTTTTGTTTTTCATAATATCAACGATTCCTTTCATCAAAATTTCATATTTTATCAATCGTATTCCCTTTGTGTTTCTTATTATATATATAGAGAGCGAAGTATTGCAATTCCAGTTGAGATTTGATATATTCCAAATAGGAATATACGAAGATATTTGAAAAAGGTATGGAAAAATGGAAATACAGCAATTATATTATTATATGGAATTATGTAAACAGAAAAATTTCACAGAAGCTGGATATGCCTGTAACATGACACAAGGTGCATTATCAAAACAGATCCGTAAGTTGGAAAATGAGTTAGGAATTACACTGATCCGCAGGAATACAAGGAAATTTGAGTTGTCCAAAGAAGGAGAGATCTTTTTGTCTTATGCAAAGAAAATGACGGGAACCTATGAAGAGATGTTGAAAAATGTTCAGAAAAATCAGGAAATTAAGATTGGTTGTATGCCGGTTCTTGCACCATATCATTTTGCAAGATTGGTGGCGGATTTCAGAAAAGAATATCCAGATATCAAACTTGTGATTGATGAAAGAATCGCAAGTGATATTCAGGAAAACTCCGATCGTTATGATTTCTTGATCTTGAGAGAAAATATGATGGAAGATCAGAAAAAATTCCGTTTTTCCCCACTGTATGATGATAAATTGTGTGCAGTGTTATATGAAAAACATCCGCTTTATGGAAGAGATCGACTTCAACTGAAAGAATTGAAAGATGATGTTTTTATCTTCCCAGAGAGAGGCAGCGGAAGTTACGAAGTGTTTTATAAGAGTTGTGAGAAAGCAGGATTTGAACCGAAAATAGCTTTTGAATTTCCACAAGCAAATACAATCATGAGTTTTGTAAGTGAAGGGGTTGGGGTTACGATCACATTTTCAACGGTTTATAGAGAAGCTAAATGTGCTGGAGTTAAAATGATACCATTAGAAGATGAATTACATTCTGTGATATCACTATTTTATAGAAAAAATAAGCCATTGGATTATGCAAAGAAGCAGTTTTTAAATTATGTAAGAGAGCATTTGTATACGTAAAAAAATTAGAAGGCATATTGTGAATCTGTTATACTAGAGGAAGTAAATACAAGGAGAATTCTTATGAAGTATGTCATAAAAATAATACTGATCGTGACATGCCTGATCATTATGTTACCATTTGGCGGATGTGGCCGGAAGAAGCAGGTAACAGCTCAGAAAGCAGGAGTATTAAAGCCAGAAGCACCGGGGAAGGAAGTTTTGGATCATGGGGAGGCTGTGGTTGATATATCGAATGTGGCTCAAGGCTATGTAGCACTGCGATATAAGGGAAGTGCAAAGAAGATCAGTGTTGAAGTGATCGGAAAGAATAATAAAGTATATAAATATTTTATTGAACGGACAGAAGAGCCGACATATTTTCCATTGACCAGTGGAAATGGTACATATCAGATCTCTGTATATGAAAATGTGCAGGACGATGAATACAGTGTTTTGATGATGGATAGTTTTGAGGTGAAATTAAAAAATAAATTTCTGCCATTTTTATATCCTAACCAGTATGTAGAATTTACAAGTAAGACGAAAGCAGTAAAGGAAGCGAAGAAACTGGCAAAAGATTCCAAAGATGATCTGGCAATCGTCAAAGCTGTTTATAATTATGTGGTCAAAAATGTAAAATATGATGATGAGAAAGCGCAGAATGTTCAGAGTGGATATCTGCCATCGGTAGATGAGACATTGAAGACAAAGAAGGGAATCTGCTTTGATTATGCTGCTCTGATGACGGCGATGCTGCGTTCGCAGGGAATTCCGACCAAGCTTGAGATCGGGTATTCAGGGGATATCTATCATGCCTGGATCAGTACCTGGCTGAATGAAAAGGGATGGGTAGATAATATCATTCAGTTCGATGGGAAAAGCTGGGAGTTAATGGATCCGACACTGGCAGCGAATAGTGATAACAAGGAAGATGTGAAAGAATATATTGGGAATGGAGAACATTATGTACTTCAGTATAGTTATTAAGAAGGGATAGATATGAAGAAGAAACTTAGCAACGAAGAACTGATCACATTTTGTGGTCAGATGGCGCTGATCTTGAAATCTGGGATTTCATCGCTTGAGGGGATTTACATTATGGAAGATGGAGATGTCCAGACAGAAGGCGGGGAGATATTAAAAGAGATCCGCGAAGAACTTGAAATGTGTGGAATGCTTTATCCTGCAATGAAGAAAACAGGGGTTTTCCCAGAATATGCACTTCATATGACGGAGATCGGAGAACAGACAGGAAGACTGGATGAGACGATGGAAGCATTGGCGGCATATTACCAGAGGGAAGAAGAAATATTAGATGAGGTCAAGAGTGCAGTGACTTATCCGGTTGCGATGCTCGGGATGTTGTTAGTGATCGTTGCAGTATTATTTATAAAAGTTATGCCAGTATTTGAACAGGTATATATGCAATTAGGGCAAGAGATGACAGGAGTTGCACGTCAGTTATTGAATATTGGAGGTTGGATGAGGCAGTCAGCAATTGTTCTGGTAGTTTTGGCAGTGGTGATCTTGATCATAGTATTTTTCGTTATTTTTTATAAAAAGGCAAGAATTGAATTTATCTCGAAGATACAAACCATCGGATTTATGAAGAAAATCGCATGGAAACGTGCAAGAACAAGATTCGCAAGTGGAATGGCGATGGCTTTAAAGAGTGGACTT
The sequence above is drawn from the Anaerostipes hadrus ATCC 29173 = JCM 17467 genome and encodes:
- a CDS encoding LysR family transcriptional regulator — its product is MEIQQLYYYMELCKQKNFTEAGYACNMTQGALSKQIRKLENELGITLIRRNTRKFELSKEGEIFLSYAKKMTGTYEEMLKNVQKNQEIKIGCMPVLAPYHFARLVADFRKEYPDIKLVIDERIASDIQENSDRYDFLILRENMMEDQKKFRFSPLYDDKLCAVLYEKHPLYGRDRLQLKELKDDVFIFPERGSGSYEVFYKSCEKAGFEPKIAFEFPQANTIMSFVSEGVGVTITFSTVYREAKCAGVKMIPLEDELHSVISLFYRKNKPLDYAKKQFLNYVREHLYT
- a CDS encoding transglutaminase domain-containing protein, coding for MKYVIKIILIVTCLIIMLPFGGCGRKKQVTAQKAGVLKPEAPGKEVLDHGEAVVDISNVAQGYVALRYKGSAKKISVEVIGKNNKVYKYFIERTEEPTYFPLTSGNGTYQISVYENVQDDEYSVLMMDSFEVKLKNKFLPFLYPNQYVEFTSKTKAVKEAKKLAKDSKDDLAIVKAVYNYVVKNVKYDDEKAQNVQSGYLPSVDETLKTKKGICFDYAALMTAMLRSQGIPTKLEIGYSGDIYHAWISTWLNEKGWVDNIIQFDGKSWELMDPTLAANSDNKEDVKEYIGNGEHYVLQYSY
- a CDS encoding type II secretion system F family protein — translated: MKKKLSNEELITFCGQMALILKSGISSLEGIYIMEDGDVQTEGGEILKEIREELEMCGMLYPAMKKTGVFPEYALHMTEIGEQTGRLDETMEALAAYYQREEEILDEVKSAVTYPVAMLGMLLVIVAVLFIKVMPVFEQVYMQLGQEMTGVARQLLNIGGWMRQSAIVLVVLAVVILIIVFFVIFYKKARIEFISKIQTIGFMKKIAWKRARTRFASGMAMALKSGLDMDESLSLSEKLTDYEPLKMKIQQCQEQIKEGETFPKALKEAHIFDGMQERLMIIGYETGAVDEVMEQAADLYQKQLQDQIQKMIAVLEPTLVGILCVIVGIILLSVMLPLVGIMAGIG